The genomic interval CAACAAGTAAAGCGGCTGAACCTGCAAGCAAAACTGATACATTAAAACCAAGTAAGTGAAGACTTATAACAAATGTAATTACAATGGATAAATATTTGAAAAGTTTAGATATTGAAAACTTTTTGGCTAAATCTAAGGTGCTTGATTTATAAATTACACGTTTGATTATAAAGTAAATAAAAATCACAAAGCCAAGAAAAACAATTAAACTTAAGACATTCTGGAGTTTCAGGGTGTAATCACCTAATTCGATAATATTTGTTTGTAAAAACTCTTTCATGACTAATTCTTTTTTAACATTGAACCGCAGTTTGTACAATAATTTGAAGTTTCAATATTATTAGTATTACATTGAGGACATATTTTATTCTTTTCTGACGATTTTGACATTTCTACGGTAATAATCCCTGTTGGAACAGCTATTATTGCATAACCAATTATCATGGCAAGAGATGAAATGAATTTTCCTAAAATTGTATGAGGAACAATATCGCCATAGCCCACGGTTGTAACAGTAATTATTGCCCAATAAATACTTTGAGGGATGCTGGTAAAACCGTTTTCGCCATTCTCAACAACATACATAATTGTGCCTAAAAGAATGACTATAGTAAGCACTGCCGAAAAGAATATCCCGATTTTGTAGGAACTTGCTCTTAATGCTCTCAATAAAAATATAGCTTCGCGATTGAAACGAACAAGCTTTAGAATTCTGAAAACCCTAAGCAAACGCAATATTCGTACTACAAGCAGATAATGATAACCGTAAAAGAACAAACTTACATAGGTTGGAAGAATTGCAAGCAAATCAATTATACCCCAATAACTAAAAATATAGCGAATTGGCTTGGGACTTATGTATATTCGCATAAAATATTCAATGCTAAATATAACAGTAAAGACCCATTCTATAGTGTAAAATTCATTTTTATAGATCAGGTTTAAGTATGGAACACTGTCTAATACTGCAATGAGAATGCTAAGTAAAATACACCAAAGCAACAAAATGTCAAAACGCTTGCCAGCTTTTGTGTCGCTCTCAAAAACGATTTGGTAAAGACGATATTTATTTACCATCCTTGTCATCCAACTTTACATTAAAATTAGGTGCTTTATAGTCATTTGGCAAATAGTCAGCAGGAATAGTTGTCATATTTCCGTCCCTCACTGCACGATAGTGTGGTGAAAGGATTTCAATACCTCTTTCATTAAATACATCCTGAATATTTTGGTGCAAGTTTGAATATATTAATGCCTGCTTTCCAACTTCTCTTATATATGCGTTTATTTGGTACGAAACATAGAAATCATCTAGGCTGGTTTGTAGAACAAAAGGTTTTGGCTCATCAAGTATCAAATCTGTTCTCAATGCTGCATCAATCAAAGCCTTATGCACATTTTTCCAGGGTACATCGTATCCAATGGTTACAGTCGTGTGAATGATTAATCCCTTTTCCCTTGCTTCGCTGCTATAATTTGTTGTGTTGCCGTTAAGAACTGATGAATTTGGGATTGTAATAACTTCATTCTTAATAGTCCTAACCCTTGTAACTAATAGCGTTTTTTCAACCACATCACCTGTAACATCACCAATCTTTATTCGGTCGCCTATTTTAAAAGGTCGCATGTAAGTTATTACCAATCCGGCAACCATATTTGCAATGGCGGATGATGAACCCAAAGAAAACAGAACTCCAATAAATACAGAGACTCCTTTGAAAATATTTGAATCAGAACCAGGCAAATAAGGAAATATTAAAACAAACATAAATGCATAGAGCAGGAATTTTACAATACTGTAGGTCGGCATTGCCCAATCGGCATGAAAGCCCGATATTTTTAGCTTTTCAGATTCAATTTCATGAAAAATATACTTTACAAAGCGTATTACATACTTCATTACAAAGTAAATAACGAGGATGCTGAACAGGTTGGGCAAGTATTCCCAAACAGCTACTAAAACCCCTTTGAATGGAGACCAGATAAGATGAAAAAGTGCATCTGCCCATGTGCGCGAGAATGGGAAGATGCTGAAAATAATGGGTAAGGTGATATAAAGTAAAACCGCATAAACGAACCAACGGAATATCTTTAATAAAAATAAAACAACTTGCAATTCCTGTTCAGCTGTTAAAAATGTATAATCCTTGTAGGCCAAGTTCTTAAGCCATTTATCTTTTTTAGAGTTGATAAATAATAAAAGTTTTGAATAACCTTTGCCAACCAGCCAAATCATTAACCAAGCAATCCCAATTACGAGTAGTACCAGACCAATCCTTGCAATAAGTTTTAACCAGCTATTCTGATTTTTAGCTTCAACTATGGATTTTTTTATGGTTTCTTTTAATGATTGGGCTAATTCGGGCATGCTTTTACCATGCCATATTGCATCGTTCTCTGAAATACTCATTATTATAATATCGCCATAAACAATATCGAGGGTGTTTTCCGATTTCATGACCAGAATAGAATCAACTTTTAAAAAATCATCTTCGTAAAGTTTTTCTATTTTTCTACTTATGTTTATTGCTCTCTCTTTCGGGGTTGATGCTCCAATTTTTGAGTAGATAAGAAAAAGAGTGTCATTCATTGGCCCTATCACAGGATAACCTTTGGCGGTTTTACGTAACGATTCAATATATGCTTTTTTATCTTCTATTCTTTTTTTCTCCTTTTCTTCAATTGATTTTAGCTGTTGCAGCAATTCTTCTTTTTGAAGGTTGTCAGTTGTTTTCAATTTAAGTAGTTGAGATTCCAATTCAGCCTTTTTAATCGAATCAGCAATTCGCTGTTGCTCAACTTCGGCAAGTTTTTGGTTTAACTCATGCAATACGATATTATTCAGGGAGTCTTTACCTTGAACTAAAACATCAGTTTGCCCATAAGATGCAATGCTGAATGTGAGCATAAGCAACGTTGCTATTTTTTTTAATAAGTTTTTCATAATAGCAATTTTAGACTATAAAATTACAAAAAAAAGGTTTGTTGGCTTATTCCTCTATCATCATTTTTCATCTTATTTGTCTAGTCCTGATATACGGGATAGGCAGTATCGAGAAATCTCATTAAAAAGTGAATGAAGGTACAAAGTGATGCTTCGGCTAGCTCAGCATGACATCAGGGCTAAATTCTCTTCTGCTAACAACCATCAACCATCAACTATCAACTAAACTGGTATCACAGAGTTACACAGCGTAACACGGTGTTACACAGAGCGTATGGCGTGGCATTCTCGAACAACGAAGAACGCTTTCAGCCCCGTAGGGGCGTAATATTTGTATCTCCATGGCCACTCCCTCACGAGCAGCGATGCACACAATGACATTCCAAAGTTCAATACTGAAACGTTGCATCGCAAAGGAAAAAAAACATTGTTCACGCACGTTTGTAAACGCATGCGACATACGCCACTCCGCCGGGTTACTTTCAGTAAATGTGGTAAAAAATCCTCATGTTCAGGCAAGTGAAAAAAACTTTTTATGTCCGGCTGAAGCGCTGCGTTTGGCATGTACTCTGCTCAACCTCTTTATTAAACGAGTCCGCAGACGCGCTCTAACACAGGGGATTGTGGGCTATTTACAGTCAAGGAATATTTAACTTTGTTACAGATAAAAATCTTTGTATACCTCTTTATTAATCCCAATGGCTAAATTATGTGTTGGCAATTATCTATAGTTCATAAATGCTATAATCTTCATTTTCTAAAACCTTTCTATAGCGATTTAGTGAAGTTGCAGTTCCAAAGCTTCTTTTTAAAATTACAATATATTTAAGTCCCTTGCCTTTCAATGACATAATATATTCTTCATCCCTTATTTTATCATTAGTATTAACCCAACCCTTTCTATGTGCAAAATACATTGGTGTTGGATAACTACCACTATTAATTATTATTAAATCATTCCGAAACGACATGCTATCAAGGTCTTTTTCTAGATTTAACAAATGCATGTCTTTTTCTTTAATTCTAAAATCATGTTGTTGATTAGCAATGCCTTCTACTGATATTGCAATCAATAAAATTATGGCTAATTTTGAATACTTAATTTTGGATAAGCCATAGCCTGCAACCAGAGCCATTACTGGAACGAATGGAATTATATAATAGTTGTGATGTGAAAATGTAAATCCAGCTTTGAGTATAATTATGGAGAAACTTATAAAAGTCAGTATAAACAAATATAAAATCTTCGAATCACTTTTTATAAATGAATAACCTAATCCAAACAAAAAAACACCAAAACCTATAAATTTCAATGCAGTATCATAAAATTTACTCAACGTTTCGTTTATGTTCAGTAAAATTTCATTAAAACCTTGACTAATCCCCTTTCCCATGAAGAAATGCCAAAATCCGTATTTATCAACAAGATAAGGTACCCAATAGTAGTACCAGACAATTACAGGTAAAACCCCAATTAACGAGACAGTAGAAAAAATTACTTTTCTTTTTATCGGAATACTCCTATCGAAAAGAAAAAAAACAAAAATAACAAGTAAGAAACCTGAGGGCAGTTTTGATAATACTCCCAAAGGCATTAATACTCCATAACAAATTAAATTCAAAGAATTATTCTTACTTAAAGTATTTTCCAAATAATTACTCCCAAAAAAAATACTTGCAGTTATTAATGACATGGAAAAAGTATCCGGCATTATTTTTCTCGAAAATTGAAACCATATAGAAACAGCTAATACTATCGTAGAAGGGAAGGCAACTTGCTCGGAAAAATATTTCCTTATGAGTTTGTAAAAGTAAAAAAGTCCTATACTAGAAATAATCAAATTTATTAAACGTCCATACCAATGTTGATAACCAAAAATCTTAGCTATTATGTAAATCAAATAATTTAGCAATGGAAATTCCATTCCAGTAATACCTGATTTTTCCCCCGCAATATCAATTCTTGGATAAAAAATATTGTTGTCAACTTCCAGGAAGTTTCTTGCAACCATAATAACGGTAGTCTGTCGCCAATTATGTCCAACCTCCAAGGGTGGATTTGTGATACCAATCAGTCTGATGATGAATAATACAAATATCCAGAATCGTATATCCTTCAATGTTTTTCTTGTAATCATCTATTTTTCAGTATTGTTCTTAAATTGTTGCCAACGTTTGACAATATGGCCAGTAAGGGATTGCGGGCGATTCCCTATCACGGTACACGTAAAGTTGAATCGGGCTACAAACCTTCGCATACCACTGAAACCCTTATTGGCTATATTGTGTGTTGGCTACAGTGTTTATTCTATCGTTCGTTTAAAATATTGTCCACTCGTCGCTATGAATGGCTTTTTGACGTTTTTAAAATGAAACGAATTTAACGTCTTTTCATCGTCTATCCAAAGTTCTTCCAATGCTGGAAACTGAGATAAATCAAGCTGTTTTATTTGTGTAGATTTAATATCAAGCTTTTTCAAATGTGGCAAAACAATTTTGTTATCTATTGAATTTATTGGATTTACGTCAATAATCAACTGCTCTAATCTTTCAAGTTTTGATAAACTTATTGGTAATGTTGATAATTTAGATTGTCCAATTTGTAAAAACCTTAGATTTTTCAGCTGTGATAACAATTCTATTGTATCTTCTAAATCCAATTTGTCTTGTTGTCTAAAGTTCACTACACTTAAATGTTGAAGCTTAACTATTTTTCTTGGTAATTTTTCTATTTTAACTTGATAGCAATCAAATATGTTCTCAATTTCATCTCCATATCTCATAAAAGCATATGAAATCATACCAACTTTAGGCTTAACTAAGTAATAATTTTTCCGTATCACTTGTGCAAAAACCAAATATTCACCTAAGTCAATAGAAGAATGTTCAAATAGCTCTTTTCGATAATATTCTTGATTTTTAAGATAACTCGATTTCCAATTTTCCTTGACTTTTAATATCAAGTCAGTTGGTGCAGATTTTTCAAAAAGATTCTGGGCTAATTTCCTTATTTTAGAATCTCGATGAAAATTAGCCAAATTCAATATGTATGATAGTATGGGTTTATTAATCACTGATTCATTTAAACGATTCAAACAATTAATAACTATAGAATCATCTTCGCTTATTAGTAAATCAAATATCTCGTCTACGTTAATCATAATTTGTGTAGTAATTGTCTTGTTAACATTGTAGCCAACTAGTTTATATGCGCTACTTTGTTGCGCCTTATTTCCATTTTTGGATGTATAGGCGCTATAAAATAGCGTTTTATTGTTAGAACAAATATAAAAAATTTTTCACAAATAATCACGCGGACTTTTAAATCCTTTGCATTCCATTTTCACTAACAATTGAGGTTGTTCTTTTATGATTGATAGTGAGTTTTGTAGAACGCAGATTTCGCTGATTTAATTGATTTACACAGGATAAATTAACCAAACACCAAACACTAAACTCAATCTCCCCTGCACACTGCACACTGCACACTGTACACTGCACACTATATTTCCATTACCCGCAACAGCTGCAACCCTTTTGCCCCTTACTCTCCTGCTCCTGTAAGGGTGGGCATTTTACGCTGCCGTATGAGCAGAATACACAGCAGTCGCCAGGCTTGGGTTTTAGCAGCTTCCCGCAGTTGGTGCATTCGTAAAAGTACTGGCAGGTGTCGGTAGGCATGGTTTCAACCTTGCTATATCCACAATACGGGCATGTGATGGTTGATTGCAGGATTATATTCATACTAACATAGAATTATTTTTTGAACGTAATGTTCTCAATTTTGTTCAATATTTATAGGTTTGGTTAGATACCAATACAATATTGCTTAAACCCACAGTTGCAAACCTTAACCGTTAGGGCTATCTTTGAAAATAAAAATTTTATAGCATGAAGTGGTTTAACCGTTTATTTATCAGCATTTTACTGCTTGTTGCAGCATTTACGGCTTTCGCACAGCGGCAGGTAACAATTAAAGTGCTTCAAACCAGCGATGTGCATGGTACTCTTTTCCCATACGATTTCATTAGAAATACTCCAACCGATGGTAGTTTGGCGCGTGTTTACACATACGTGAAGCAGGAGCGCAACAATCCCAACCAGCAGGTAATTCTGCTCGATAATGGCGATATTCTTCAGGGTCAACCCACTGTTTACTACTCCAACTTTATCGATAGTACAAATCCGAATATTGTTTCGCAGATGTTGAACTACATGGGTTACGATGCCGCTACGGTTGGAAACCACGATATTGAGACTGGCCCTGGGGTTTACCGAAAGGTGGAACGGGAATCGAATTTCCCTTGGCTGGCGGCCAATGCGGTTAGCACAACCACCGGCAAGCCCACCTTTAAGCCATACGTGGTGTTGGAACGCAATGGTATTAGGATTGCAGTGCTTGGCCTCATAACGCCGGGCATCCCCAAGTGGCTCCCAAAAATTCTTTGGCCCAACATGCAGTTCAACGATATGGTTGAGTCGGCCAGGTATTGGGTGAAATACATTCAGAAAAAGGAGAAGCCACAGGTAATCATTGGCTTGTTCCATTCCGGGCACGACACTTCGTATGGTGGAGCCGATGCAGCCGAGAGCCATAACGAGAACTCATCGCAGCTAGTTGCGCAGCAGGTACCCGGATTTGACATGGTGCTCATTGGGCACGATCACGACCGGGTTGCCCGTAAGGTTATTAACGCAAATGGCGACTCGGTGCTTATACTTGACCCCGGCGCCTCGGCACGCTTACTCTCTGAGGCTACCATTACCCTGAACCTGAATAAGCGGGGTAGGGTTGAGTCAAAATCCGTTACCGGTAGGTTGGTTGAGATGAAAAACTATGAACCCGACCCTGATTTTATGAACCAGTTCT from Tenuifilum sp. 4138str carries:
- a CDS encoding GDCCVxC domain-containing (seleno)protein encodes the protein MNIILQSTITCPYCGYSKVETMPTDTCQYFYECTNCGKLLKPKPGDCCVFCSYGSVKCPPLQEQESKGQKGCSCCG
- a CDS encoding mechanosensitive ion channel family protein, which gives rise to MKNLLKKIATLLMLTFSIASYGQTDVLVQGKDSLNNIVLHELNQKLAEVEQQRIADSIKKAELESQLLKLKTTDNLQKEELLQQLKSIEEKEKKRIEDKKAYIESLRKTAKGYPVIGPMNDTLFLIYSKIGASTPKERAINISRKIEKLYEDDFLKVDSILVMKSENTLDIVYGDIIIMSISENDAIWHGKSMPELAQSLKETIKKSIVEAKNQNSWLKLIARIGLVLLVIGIAWLMIWLVGKGYSKLLLFINSKKDKWLKNLAYKDYTFLTAEQELQVVLFLLKIFRWFVYAVLLYITLPIIFSIFPFSRTWADALFHLIWSPFKGVLVAVWEYLPNLFSILVIYFVMKYVIRFVKYIFHEIESEKLKISGFHADWAMPTYSIVKFLLYAFMFVLIFPYLPGSDSNIFKGVSVFIGVLFSLGSSSAIANMVAGLVITYMRPFKIGDRIKIGDVTGDVVEKTLLVTRVRTIKNEVITIPNSSVLNGNTTNYSSEAREKGLIIHTTVTIGYDVPWKNVHKALIDAALRTDLILDEPKPFVLQTSLDDFYVSYQINAYIREVGKQALIYSNLHQNIQDVFNERGIEILSPHYRAVRDGNMTTIPADYLPNDYKAPNFNVKLDDKDGK
- a CDS encoding ArnT family glycosyltransferase, whose protein sequence is MITRKTLKDIRFWIFVLFIIRLIGITNPPLEVGHNWRQTTVIMVARNFLEVDNNIFYPRIDIAGEKSGITGMEFPLLNYLIYIIAKIFGYQHWYGRLINLIISSIGLFYFYKLIRKYFSEQVAFPSTIVLAVSIWFQFSRKIMPDTFSMSLITASIFFGSNYLENTLSKNNSLNLICYGVLMPLGVLSKLPSGFLLVIFVFFLFDRSIPIKRKVIFSTVSLIGVLPVIVWYYYWVPYLVDKYGFWHFFMGKGISQGFNEILLNINETLSKFYDTALKFIGFGVFLFGLGYSFIKSDSKILYLFILTFISFSIIILKAGFTFSHHNYYIIPFVPVMALVAGYGLSKIKYSKLAIILLIAISVEGIANQQHDFRIKEKDMHLLNLEKDLDSMSFRNDLIIINSGSYPTPMYFAHRKGWVNTNDKIRDEEYIMSLKGKGLKYIVILKRSFGTATSLNRYRKVLENEDYSIYEL
- a CDS encoding bifunctional metallophosphatase/5'-nucleotidase, whose product is MKWFNRLFISILLLVAAFTAFAQRQVTIKVLQTSDVHGTLFPYDFIRNTPTDGSLARVYTYVKQERNNPNQQVILLDNGDILQGQPTVYYSNFIDSTNPNIVSQMLNYMGYDAATVGNHDIETGPGVYRKVERESNFPWLAANAVSTTTGKPTFKPYVVLERNGIRIAVLGLITPGIPKWLPKILWPNMQFNDMVESARYWVKYIQKKEKPQVIIGLFHSGHDTSYGGADAAESHNENSSQLVAQQVPGFDMVLIGHDHDRVARKVINANGDSVLILDPGASARLLSEATITLNLNKRGRVESKSVTGRLVEMKNYEPDPDFMNQFSDFYKRVNDFVSRPIGTITETISSANAYFGPTAFMDLIHDVQLNISGADISFAAPLSFVSKVDSGTITVSDMFKLYRFENFLYTMELTGKEIDGFLEHAASLWFNTMTGADDNLLRFKEENGRKRLYANYYNFDSAAGIYYTIDVSKPAGDRVTITGMANGLPFDENKTYRVAINSYRGNGGGGHLTEGAGIPHNKLQQRVAKSTDKDLRLYMMKYIEGQGKISPQCHNYWTIVPEPWVKAAMERDKKILFSNRPND
- a CDS encoding ion transporter translates to MTRMVNKYRLYQIVFESDTKAGKRFDILLLWCILLSILIAVLDSVPYLNLIYKNEFYTIEWVFTVIFSIEYFMRIYISPKPIRYIFSYWGIIDLLAILPTYVSLFFYGYHYLLVVRILRLLRVFRILKLVRFNREAIFLLRALRASSYKIGIFFSAVLTIVILLGTIMYVVENGENGFTSIPQSIYWAIITVTTVGYGDIVPHTILGKFISSLAMIIGYAIIAVPTGIITVEMSKSSEKNKICPQCNTNNIETSNYCTNCGSMLKKN